The window CAGACCTTTCACGCATGATCTTGCCGTTCAGTTCCTTGAAGCGCTTGATACCGAAGTCAAAAAAGTTGTGATCACCGAGCTTAATAAAAATACTTTTTTTGCTTCCATTCATTTGAGCAGTAACAGTATGGGTGATCAGGTGATCGATGCACGCCCGTCCGATGCGATCGCGATAGCCATTCGTGTAGGCGCTCCGATCTATGTGCATGATGAGGTAATGAATACGGCAAGTCTTGAAATCGACACGCAATCCGGAAATTATGTACGGACGAATCGCTCGGTAGAAGAAGTAGACCAAGTCACTACCGGTGGCAAAACCAAGCTTGAGAAATTAGAATCGGAATTACAAAAAGCTATCGAAGCTGAAAATTACGAATTGGCAGCTAAACTGCGCGATCAAATTGGTCTTCTCAAATCAAAAAATCAATAGTTCCGACCCCTCCTGACAGGCCCGCATGTTTCTTTTAGCCCGTTATATTCTTCGCGAACACATCGGCCCTTTTTTCTTTGCGTTGGCACTTATCACATCGATGCTTGTACTTAATTTTGTCCTGCAAGCGATGCGGTACATCATTGGTAAAGGTATAAGCATACAGATAATACTGGAATATATTATTTATAACCTCGCATGGATTATGGTGCTGGTAGTTCCAATGTCGGTATTAGTAGCTACCATCATGGCGTTCGGCCGAATGTCATCGGATAATGAAGTCACCGCGATCAAAGCAGGCGGTATCAGTTTTTACAGTCTTATCATGCCAGTATTGTTAGCGTCCGTAATGCTTGCAATTGCATTGGTTGAATTCAATGACAAAGTGCTTCCGGTGGCCAATCATAAAGCCCGTGTACTGAAAAAAAATATTCAGAACAAGAGACCGACATTATCCATCGAACCGGGTGTGTTTCTGGAAGATCTTGAAAATTTCAGCATGATCGTTGAAAATAAAGATGAACTTGGGTCTGGCATTTATGGCGTCACGATCGTCGATAAATCTCAACATAATGTTTGGCGAACCATTGTGGCTGAAAAAGGAAAAATTGAAATTGATGAATCGAGCGAAGCAATGATTGTTACGCTAGAAAACGGCGAAATTCATGAAATGAATTTTCGCAAGATGGAAGCGTACCAGACTATCCATTTTGCCGTTCATCGTGTCAATATTCCAGTTGAAAACCTGACTCTTAAAAAAAACGATGAAACTTTTCATAATGACCGTGAAAAAAATATACAGCAATTAATGGATGATGTGTTACGTCATCAGAATGAACGGGACCGGAGACTCGATCTTGCCGCAACAGCATTATCGCAAGAACCGGCTATGTTTACTCAGATTGATAAGAAATTTCAAACGATGGCGAATGATTTTTTTCTTCAAAATTCGGTGTTTGCAAAAATAAATGAATGGTTTGTCCGTATCAATCTAAATGACACGTCATCAGTCATTAAAACTAAAGCTGAATTGTCCGATGATATTCGTCAATTTCTTAGAAGTGTGGTTAAAGATTCTGCTAAAACAGATTCAGTAACATCTTCCGTTTTGAAAAACAGCATTGGCCGGTTGATTAAAAAAGACTCATTACAAGCTATTAACGCCAGCATTTTACCGGATACATCCCGAAACTCAAAAATTATGACTTCGCAACAACTAGCGTCCAACCTTTCTTCTGCGACCAATTATCAACGTATGATTGATCAGCTTATGGTGGAAGT of the bacterium genome contains:
- a CDS encoding bifunctional nuclease family protein, which encodes MEIQVEIKWIIEDEQSNGYILQLVELNADRNRVLPVVIGAPEAHAIALELQGIKPFRPFTHDLAVQFLEALDTEVKKVVITELNKNTFFASIHLSSNSMGDQVIDARPSDAIAIAIRVGAPIYVHDEVMNTASLEIDTQSGNYVRTNRSVEEVDQVTTGGKTKLEKLESELQKAIEAENYELAAKLRDQIGLLKSKNQ
- a CDS encoding LptF/LptG family permease; translation: MFLLARYILREHIGPFFFALALITSMLVLNFVLQAMRYIIGKGISIQIILEYIIYNLAWIMVLVVPMSVLVATIMAFGRMSSDNEVTAIKAGGISFYSLIMPVLLASVMLAIALVEFNDKVLPVANHKARVLKKNIQNKRPTLSIEPGVFLEDLENFSMIVENKDELGSGIYGVTIVDKSQHNVWRTIVAEKGKIEIDESSEAMIVTLENGEIHEMNFRKMEAYQTIHFAVHRVNIPVENLTLKKNDETFHNDREKNIQQLMDDVLRHQNERDRRLDLAATALSQEPAMFTQIDKKFQTMANDFFLQNSVFAKINEWFVRINLNDTSSVIKTKAELSDDIRQFLRSVVKDSAKTDSVTSSVLKNSIGRLIKKDSLQAINASILPDTSRNSKIMTSQQLASNLSSATNYQRMIDQLMVEVNKKYSIPMACIIFVLLGAPIGVKARRGNLGIAGGISLFFFIAYYFCLVLGEDYADRQLLNPFFAMWFPNLILGLIGMVLTYQTASERTFGLHGIILWILDKLIYPIKKLFSSQKVRS